tttttttaatatattttgagaaatagatatgacaaaaaatattagTGTTGTAATTctactgaaaattttaaaaatggaatTACCGAAAAGGATGAGTATCAGTGACGTGAAGtagaaataaattagataagaTGAATCATCTTATCAATCAACTTAAAAGTGTATTTCTCTTAATTCACTTGagatttatttcaaacattaaaaacaagaatttaGAGCAACTCTAAACACTTGTTGTTAACAATGACTTGAATCACAGCTCTGCTATAAAGtaagaaaaagaataataacaaCTTATGTCGaggaaatagaagaaaatacaaTTGGCGACTAAATTATTTCGTTTAAAACTGGTGTTTCATTTTCTAAACTTACTGTTTCCATTTCCAGAAAAAAGGGAAATGATTTATATGAAACTAGAAGTAAATACACTCGATGACAACTCattatttaatgttaattttgtcCAGGGGTAATTATCATTCTAATAACGCAAGTCCTCAAAGTATTtttgaagtaaacaaaaaaattctaataaaacctTCTGCACTTTTTAATAAGCTATCTagaaattatgtataaaaacaGTCTATGGTAAAATGTATGTGAAAACTCACAacttaaaatgtcaaaaaatctaAGTTCACTCGTAATCTTTAGTTTAACATCATTTTTCATCTTTATATTCAACAGAATTATTCTCTTCGGGTGATTTCATTAAAGGTTTCATCTCGCGACCTTCCTCAGGATCCGTTCTCGAAGTACCATTTTCCGTGGTACTAACTGCCACAGCTCTGTTGCttcttttcttataaaaattataaccaaaAGCTGCTGCACCTACTACTAAAACTGCTCCAAATATTACAAACAGCAAAGTATTATTCTTTTTACTTGTCTCTTGGGTTTCACTTGCTCCAGATTTTGGTTCTTCTGCATCAGTTGCTGTAGACTCTGGAAAACAATGTCATTATAATATTCTGCGTGTAAAAGTTACAAGCTGATAGCAAGAGGAAGTACTAGTTTGTCTATAACAGTATAATTGTAAGTCAAAAAGAATTATACACTTACTAATGCTTTCGTTGGATTTACTTTTTGCCAACTGCTTATCTGTATCTTCCATGTTAGcgttagttttaaaaatcgcaatTCCACTTTGAAGCGGGTTAATCTCTTCTTGaccttcttttttattctcaCTTTCTTCAACTTTTACTGCTGTTTCACTTGATTTAGATTTATCATCTTTGATAGATGTTTTCACAATTGGCTCTTGAGGATTTGTCACTTCCTGCGTTTTAGGTTTTTCTTCTTTTGCTCCTTCGGTTTTCGCTTCTTCAGGTTTAGGAGTTGGTGCTGCTTCCTTAGTTTCTTCAGGTTTATGCGTATCCTTTGAAACGGATTCTGGAATTTCCAGAATATTCAGTGATTGAGTTTCAAACGATGATTTATTGTTTTCTTGAGCATCAGCATCCAAAGGTCCGACTGATTTAGCTTCTTGAATTGGTTGTAAGTTATCAATCGGTTCAACTTTAGGTAAATCTTCTTGGGTTAGTCCTGGTTTTTCTGAAGGTTCAACGTCTTGagtttcttcgattttttcttcTTGTAGAGGTTCTACATTTTGTGATTTCTCTTCAGGGAATGTTTCCCCTAGTTTTGTACTTGCTTCTGGTGTTTCTGGAATTTTTAAAGATTGAGTTTCAAatgatgatttattattattaatttctttttccgatttttctattgtttcctCTTGTTTTCCATTTGCTGTGGTTGATTCTACGCCTTTCGGTTCAATATTATCTGAGGAAACAGAACTAATATTCTCTTGAGCATCGGCAACTGAGGAATCGACTGATTTAGGTTCTTGAATTGGTTGTACGTTCTCATTTTGCTCAACTTTAGGTGATTCGTCTTGGCTTGGTTCGAGTTTTTCTGCTTCAACGTTTTGTGTATCTTCTACTTTTTCTTCTTGTGGTGGCTGTAAATTTGGGGATTTCACTTCCGGGGATTCTATTTTTTCGTCTTCTTCAGGCATATCAGGAGCTGATTCTGCTTTTTCTGGAACGATCAATGATTGagttttaaatgattttttgctATCATCTTTTTCTTGTTCAGATTTTGGTACTATTTGTTCTAAATCAACAGAGTCATTGTTTTCTTGAGCTGGTGTAATCAATGACTGAGCGTCTTGGGTTGCTTTTGCGTTTTCGACAGCATTAACCGTTTGTAAATCATCTTTATCGAGATTCGGTTCCTTATCATCTAAAGACTCTACATCTTGTGGTTCCTGTTCTGATTTAGCATCTAATTTTTGAAGCTCTTCTGGTTTTGTTTCCACACTTGGTTCTAACGAAAGTAATTGGGTTTTAGAAGGTAAATTGTCGTTTTCCGCTATGTCTTCTTCGTCTTCTAAACCtgctaaaaataaattataagaacatttagatattgtttaacacaaattttgaagctataataaaataaaacttgttcAAGATTGGTTCGATTATAATCTTACCGTCATCTCCGGAACCTTCTTCCAGATTATCTTCACTAACTTCTCTTTTACCGATTTGATGATTCTTTGTGAAATccaattttttgtgtttaattttgatattttcacaatcgATCAATTTACCAATGTATATTAAATCGTAATCCGTACATATCATTTGGAGCATATTTTGAGTTGACTTTTGTTCAGAAAATATCTGATCCTCTTCATCCCATATATCATTCTGAAGAAAAAATACTTGTTAATGAAGATttccaaaatgaaaaacaaaatgcagTTATATGCATTGTAAAAAAAGGTTGATTGAGGCTCATTAGAACATGTCAGTGTATGCAGCCGAGTAAAATGCGCACGCGTTATGAGGAGAATATTTCGTGTTTacactattttcaaattactagGTCATTTGATTATAAGTTTATCtatatgtgaaaatttcaataaataaagattCCATAAAATAATCTTAGATCCAAAACTTATAACAtacaaggatgtattgatatctagttagcctagatcagtttcatgcataaacaaaatattgcgttaccattgcaacgaacaataacttttgtaatgttttgaagtgtaagtgtaaagttagAAGTCAAAGAagtacgcaataaattaaaagaagaaatatgtccaccgaaattgtgattTGCAAGCtacaaaagaggtaaatttccattgaagatgatgaccgatcgggaaggtcagtttctgcatcagtccccgaaaatatcgatgcagttcatgaaattattttataagaccgtcgaattgggctaaaacggatatctgaagcactgattATTtgatacgaacgcgttcatcatatagttgacgtcaatttggacatgagaaaaattgctgcaaaatggatctccaaatgtttggatgttgaccaaaagcgtgcaagggtagaagcatcgtgTTCGATCTGTGCTCTATTTGAAAAGGATGcggacttcttaaaccgaattgttactatggatgagacttgggtacatttctacgatccagaaacaaagcaacaatcgatggaatggcgacgctctggttctccaagacctaagaagtttcgagTGCAAAAaactgctggaaaagttcttgcttcagttttttgggattgccatagagtaatcatgattttttttgcAGTAGAACGCTCcagcacacaaatctcatgatgccatgcaaaaaattcatgatttaggggttgaattactagaacaccctcctgattaaccagatttggctccttccgactatcatctctttcttcaactgaaaaaaagtttaaaaggtcgtaaattttctttcaatgaggagataataaaagctgtggaggtctggtttgcagagcaagaagaaacttGAAAGGTCTAgtgacgttgcaggttcgctgtaataaatgtatccaattaagaggagaatatgttgagtaataaaatattttaacattgaagTTTTgcttggttctatagtaggctaagaatttttcaatatttcctcgTTAAAGCGTGTCTTTCATTTTCTAGTTTCGTCAAACCACAAATGCTGTTTATATGCCAAGTATTTACCCACATTTCATCAATacaattttcatctttttacGACTTTTATTCACTATACTTTTCtgcaaattgaaatttcataattttctttatattcgtgGATAATATTAAACAACCACactcatgaaaaaaaaatcgacgccCCTGCAATCGCAATTCACCGACAAAAAATCTACAcacaaaattgtaatttttcttgCTCCCACAGTCCAACAATATGTTATTGTGCTTGTTCACAATAAGGCTAATTATACCCTTATAAGAGGTTATTTACCTGATTTATCATTATCAGCTAGCCATCAAGTATCAACAGATACACATCTCCGTTGATGTTTGATGGCTAGCAATAAGAATTTTACCTGTAAGTGATAAAGCTGCTTAAGCGATCACCCTAATGTGACAAGGTCAAAGTCAGCGAACATGAGTCAGTGTACTGTTTCCAGAGATTACCGTAGTTACCGAGAGACTGGTAACTTTAATCGCAGACTCAAATCCGTTTAAACAAGGTATACATCTATGAGGGATGACGATTCATTGTCAGCATATCGCTGAGAAACCGGACCGTCACTGGTATTAAGTCCGacaagagctcagagaaacgcgaggagtGGCTGTGAGTGGCTGGAgagtcagaagaagacttaaggcagCTAACTTCGAGCCAAAAAGGCTAGCTACTGGCCCCAAATTAATTCCAGCAGCCCGTctacgatttgccagagaacacgttAATAGGACTGACGAACAATGGGGCTCCGTTCCCTTATGAGACGAAAGCAGAATGTACCTCAATGGTAACGCCAGAAAAAGACGGGTCTACAGAAGACCCGGAGAAAGATTCACTGAgttttgcataaaagaaaatgtgACTTTTGAGGAGGTTTCTGGATGGTTTGGACGGGCATGTCAATGAAGCAAAAACctagttggtttttattgaaactggcggTGGAGCGGGTGAACGGTGAACCTATACGTAGGAGAAACTTTAGGGGGTTACGTCCCTACGCAAGTTTCATTGGCGAAAACTTCATCCTAATGCAGAACATTGCCCGTCCGCATACTGCAGGTTCCCTACAGCAGTATTCACAGGTTGTCGAAATTACCGCAACGGATTGGCCAGTGCGTAGCCCGAGCTAAAATCCTATCAAGCATTTGTGGAATGAAAAGTTCGGGCTAGAATTCCGGCATCACTCACGAAATCGTACCACAAAATGATGGGCTATTAAATTTTGTGCAAATCAGAGCGGAGATGATAAAAAAGATGTTACAGAACGTAGgtaactacaccaacactcacaattacgctgtctgacgcgcgtttcgataccaagctatcatcttcagagactgaaggtaaacgaccagtgtagtggtagtataaacagtgtgttcaatataaatattataaacgtTTTcgaaaattccaacttagatgCTTATGATGCTATAGAAACCAATCAAATCTGTCCATTATTTTATGCGAAACGTAtggaattaaattaataaaaatacaagagtaaattttacgaaaaatattacataattcATGGGATGTAAGTATATGTTACTTACATCTCTTATAGTATGAGGGCAgttattttattaccaaaagttgGTACACTTAcagttacttttcgacataatcactgaagagattgagacatttgtcatatctgtagACAAGCTtctcaataccctcttcaaagaaagaagaagaagaaacgacagatttgcgtccttggcccccttcattATGCACAACActatcactcatgaagttttccctaTAAATACGACttattctccgatggatttctgcagcaaaATGGctttcagcctgtagaaaaccaATCGCACTTGGCGAGAGCATCattaatggcggacatgtttacgtggctggaGCACAACGCCAACTGAcacctgaatgtcaacaatggcgaaGTATGTAGTGCGAAGCTTCGCAGTCGCTTTCTTCGCACgtgtagcgtctgcacggagcgatcggaggttgaaaacaAAACGGCCCtcatataaataactattttcaattatgtttatgtttctaaatgttcttgattttaagtctcttctgtttcaaaattagttttttttttaaataatttataaaggataaaaattgacgtttcgactaatatattttgacttaagagatttaaaattagtcgaaacgtcaatttttatatatcttttgaaaattattagaaaaaaactaattttgaaacagtaaagacctaaaatcaagaacatttgcAAACATAAgaatcaaaaggtctaagaaataagaaatttttaattatgtagatattaaaaagaatattgaaCCTTACGTATATATTTTCGGCTTCCCAGTCATCATAGTTTTCAGGCGCATTCTGTAAATAGAATTAAACAGATAAAGATTATTTGTTTTTGCGGAGTGGGATGAAACgttaagtaaataaataacaatgataaaataattcgtcccatttttatttatatttatgaaacaaatgaatatggaatggtaatttttttcatttatttgttaacaagtgttatataatatattccGACCAATATAGAGGCAGACACAACCATCTGTAGTGTATAAATTACattctaatttgaaataataatcatttttaactCCTTTGATGATGTACAAAAAGATACAGAGTACAATGATAGCAGCAGAGATGAAACAACTAAGGAAAATAACAGGAAGAATGAGGATGGACAGAATAAGAACTGATGTCATATTATAACAGGAACCAATAGGAAACAAAATAGTTGATAAATGTTTAAACTGGTGCGGACACATGAAAAGAAGGACACCACAAAACCTAGTGATAAAAATGACAATAGCAAAGAAGGAAAGGAGACCTaagaaaaatttgctagaaGTAGGTACGGGAAGAAGGaacaaaggaaaaaaatcaatacaaatgAATGGAGAACAAAAAAAAGAGCAATGGttaaaagtaaactaaaaccCCAATATTCTAACATTCGAAAGGGCACAAAGAGTTCTAAAGCCCAGATGAAAGttcttattttgttattcatttaggtagaattatccagaaaaaataagtaaaaaagtcTGTCACATCTggtttaagaaatatttattaacactgaaatacataattttggtattaatactaaagaaaattaaaaataactaattttccTTTCGTTTTATAGTTATTTGAATTAGTTTCCCTTATAATAAACCAACCTAATATGTTTTCATCCCAAAATCTTTGTAGTCGTTGTTCAAAAACCTTTAAATCTTTGTGAAAACGTTACCCTTATGAATTCCAAGCAGATTTTCTGTTTTCGTCAAAcgcattaacaaaatttttcatgtgTAAATGTTGTAGATGGGTTAGAGTGATCTTATTGGGATCTACCCACAGCTCGTGTTTAATGTTCATTTTGCCCTGAATATATTTATTCCGAATAAGCCATTCTTCTCTTAGTTAATGAAGTTTTGCCCTACTGTCCCACAAACAAAGGAAACAACAGTATTTTGTAATCCCAATAACATACTGATGATCTTGAGGTCACCGCACATTTTCCATTGGTGCTCTTCATacttcattaaaataattaaaatacgcATGGTTTCACAGCTCTCTTTAATAATCGAAGAGCTTAGTGGATGAAGATGTTATGAGACAAATAAGTGGAATCAGCTTTAAAGTTTTTAACTTGCTCTTTTTCTCTACATAATACAATCCGCAGTTTTTTTGCATGTTgttgtattttcattattcaaaatatttgtgtcTTGTTGACTTAGTTGTAGCTTgtcaaataaaagtgaaaaacttattatttccATGTTCCATTCCATTaaaatttaactaaatttacatttacataagcaaaatatttaatgatcAGATCTGTAAAAACATAACTAGAAAATTAATGCAAAATTATAATCATGGTTAgagattttttccatttatcttATTGATAAcctatttgtaaaaatatttatattcatttttgatgTAAGGAAGTTGCTGTAAGTTTTGAATTTTCTCTGAAGTCAAGCTAGCTCCGGTTTCAGTGGTCCTTTCCAGGTCAACTTCTTCAACTTGGACAGGTTGACTTTCTTGAAAGTAGTCTACGGATCGTAGCAATCCTTGTACAGGTATGAGCCAAATTCCTCAACTCTTATCCATTTTACTTCATCTCTGAAAGCTACTTTTTCAATGAGAATGTTCTTTTTTCGATTGATGAGCTTTTTTGGGAGGTCTGCTCTGTATAATATCTCGATATTGGACCGGAAGGAATATGGTCTCATgtttcttcacatttttttcgatTCTTCCAAAATCTCGATCACTATCAAGATAAGAATGACCCACTTCGGGAAATTTATGCTCAATAACTTTACTGGTACAGGAATAACATTGTCGCATTCTTGTTCTGGCCTAATCAAGAGTCTGGCCAGATAATGATCTGTACTCCTCAAAGAGTCATCAAATTCGATTAGAGTTAGTAGAGAGCTAGCCACCTTATTGCTTCCCCGACAAGCAACGTATTCAGTCTACGTAAAAAATTGAGCATAATCCTTTGAGTGAGTAATGATGTGCACACCGAGATTATAGAACCACATCTGCCTCAAATAGAATGCCTTGCTCACACTGAGTTTAGGAAGAGGCATCGTCTACTGTAAGATAAATAACATCCCTTCTCAGTTTGGATTATTCTCGGTCAAATCTTTGCAAATCCAATGCTTCTCGATAGCTTGCAGCATGATTTTCATTGCCTTATCCCATTTCACTGGTGCTGCATGTGTCGCTTCTTGGATGACCAAACgataaattaaattgaagaaaagataTGACGATAATTGCACTCGgcgactttgaaattttcaggCTTTCCATCATTATGGACCCCTGCTAAATAaagttgatacatttttttattggaagCAAAGGGGACAAGAACTTTTTGTGAATGTTTTTATTCCTTCAATAATGTGATTTTTCGAAAGGAAAACTTCTAATATGACTTTCGATGTATTCTAAAACTGCAGCTATCTTGTGAGGCCGATTTGTATGCTTGCCTCGCTGGTCGGGAGATGGGACACTATAACCAGCctttattgatttttggatGTGATCAATTTTTTGCCTGCCAACTCTAAACACTCTGTTTTATCATAGTGTTGATTCATTGCTTCAAAAAGTCCCGGGATATCAGTACGATAAGAATACCCACAATCTCTTTTGAACAATTCTGAGTTAACGTTGCTTCTGTTTCTGAAAAACGTTACTTTTGAGTCTGGAAGTAATAAGCTCCATTGTTGTAAGCGGGGACTAAGAAGATCTGCTTTGAAGAAAATACTACACATTCAATTCGGCTTGTTTAATTGAATGTGTAGTATTTTCTTGAAGTTAGAACTTGTCAAAATCACTAgaaatcgatttgatttcaacaTCACTTCCATTGTCATCTAGTATATTTGCACTCGAATTACCGGGATGCACAGGATGTGATTGGTAGATCTTTCGAATGTAATACGGGCTTAGTAACAGATGAAACTTGGCtttgccttatttttttattatatccaaaaaagtaaaaaataattttcatgattaCTTGGTTTTGGTGAACCAAATGGATTTAGTTTAGTCTGATACCTACTCTTTCGAATGCGATGTCTaccgtgtctgtagacaaaccagtgtagcatTTGTTTAAATAGGGGCTGTTTTTTATTCCGTAAAAATGATCGACgtaaaacttggaaaaactgcatCTAAAACttataattcattgaaaaaagtatattacaATGATTGTTTGTCGCGTCCACATGTTTTTGAGTGGTTCAAACCTTTATAAAATGGCTGAGAAGATGATTGACATGCGGGTCGCACTTCCACGTCAAAAACGgatgaaatatctaaaaattttatttgaaaattgtaacaTGCGAAAAGTGCGTGTAAAACTTATGCGTAAAAATCCACATATTTGAACAACAGAAGTTTGAAAATACAACCTCCTAGTGCTAGACCACCCACTTTATTCGCCGCAGCTTGCACCGCGCGACTTGAAGTCTTGGACTTGGAGCTGGACGCGTTGAACGTAAAAGCGGCGCAGGTCCTGAAGGAACTGGCTGAAAGACTTCCTATACTGTTTCTAACAATGGATGATTCGCATGGAACGATTTAAAGATAGAAGAGGGGTTTATATTGAAGGTGATGatgaataaatatacataatatcaaaataaaatactttgtaTCATCAAGGAAACTTATAACCTTCAATTCTCCCTACCAATCAAACAT
The window above is part of the Diorhabda sublineata isolate icDioSubl1.1 chromosome 3, icDioSubl1.1, whole genome shotgun sequence genome. Proteins encoded here:
- the LOC130441903 gene encoding titin-like isoform X2, which gives rise to MFKPKVILFFLLVTLRLSNGQNFLGDSIEFNAPENYDDWEAENIYNDIWDEEDQIFSEQKSTQNMLQMICTDYDLIYIGKLIDCENIKIKHKKLDFTKNHQIGKREVSEDNLEEGSGDDGLEDEEDIAENDNLPSKTQLLSLEPSVETKPEELQKLDAKSEQEPQDVESLDDKEPNLDKDDLQTVNAVENAKATQDAQSLITPAQENNDSVDLEQIVPKSEQEKDDSKKSFKTQSLIVPEKAESAPDMPEEDEKIESPEVKSPNLQPPQEEKVEDTQNVEAEKLEPSQDESPKVEQNENVQPIQEPKSVDSSVADAQENISSVSSDNIEPKGVESTTANGKQEETIEKSEKEINNNKSSFETQSLKIPETPEASTKLGETFPEEKSQNVEPLQEEKIEETQDVEPSEKPGLTQEDLPKVEPIDNLQPIQEAKSVGPLDADAQENNKSSFETQSLNILEIPESVSKDTHKPEETKEAAPTPKPEEAKTEGAKEEKPKTQEVTNPQEPIVKTSIKDDKSKSSETAVKVEESENKKEGQEEINPLQSGIAIFKTNANMEDTDKQLAKSKSNESIKSTATDAEEPKSGASETQETSKKNNTLLFVIFGAVLVVGAAAFGYNFYKKRSNRAVAVSTTENGTSRTDPEEGREMKPLMKSPEENNSVEYKDEK
- the LOC130441903 gene encoding titin-like isoform X1, with the translated sequence MFKPKVILFFLLVTLRLSNGQNFLGDSIEFNAPENYDDWEAENIYNDIWDEEDQIFSEQKSTQNMLQMICTDYDLIYIGKLIDCENIKIKHKKLDFTKNHQIGKREVSEDNLEEGSGDDAGLEDEEDIAENDNLPSKTQLLSLEPSVETKPEELQKLDAKSEQEPQDVESLDDKEPNLDKDDLQTVNAVENAKATQDAQSLITPAQENNDSVDLEQIVPKSEQEKDDSKKSFKTQSLIVPEKAESAPDMPEEDEKIESPEVKSPNLQPPQEEKVEDTQNVEAEKLEPSQDESPKVEQNENVQPIQEPKSVDSSVADAQENISSVSSDNIEPKGVESTTANGKQEETIEKSEKEINNNKSSFETQSLKIPETPEASTKLGETFPEEKSQNVEPLQEEKIEETQDVEPSEKPGLTQEDLPKVEPIDNLQPIQEAKSVGPLDADAQENNKSSFETQSLNILEIPESVSKDTHKPEETKEAAPTPKPEEAKTEGAKEEKPKTQEVTNPQEPIVKTSIKDDKSKSSETAVKVEESENKKEGQEEINPLQSGIAIFKTNANMEDTDKQLAKSKSNESIKSTATDAEEPKSGASETQETSKKNNTLLFVIFGAVLVVGAAAFGYNFYKKRSNRAVAVSTTENGTSRTDPEEGREMKPLMKSPEENNSVEYKDEK